A region from the Triticum urartu cultivar G1812 chromosome 1, Tu2.1, whole genome shotgun sequence genome encodes:
- the LOC125516656 gene encoding EEF1A lysine methyltransferase 4 isoform X1 — MGGGNCNPKDFGAAAYWDARYSSPSTGGKGGGGGGGFFDWYQSYSALRPLLRACVPASSQVLMLGCGNSLLSEDMVKDGYQNIVNIDISSVVIEQMKEKHMDFPQLTYMQLDVRDMSFFGDGSFDCIIDKGTLDAMMCGDDAPHGAYKMLAEVARLMRPGGIYMLITYGAPKERLTLLNQVRCRWEVELYIMPATPEYQLKWSNGAAHAMMEKVALTVDGQLPPDYVLKDPESHFIYVCYKSDIVTEDNSMVAGQDDAMTSF, encoded by the exons ATGGGCGGCGGCAACTGCAACCCCAAGGACTTCGGCGCCGCCGCCTACTGGGACGCCCGCTACTCCTCTCCCTCCACTGgcggcaagggcggcggcggtggcggcgggttCTTCGACTGGTACCAGTCGTACTCGGCGCTCCGCCCACTCCTCCGCGCCTGCGTGCCCGCCTCCTCCCAGGTCCTCATGCTCGGCTGCGGCAACTCCC TTCTGTCGGAGGACATGGTAAAGGATGGTTACCAGAACATAGTAAACATAGACATCTCATCCGTTGTAATCGAGCAGATGAAAGAGAAGCACATGGATTTCCCACAGCTTACAT ATATGCAGTTGGATGTCAGAGATATGAGCTTCTTTGGAGATGGATCATTTGATTGTATCATCGACAAAG GAACTTTGGATGCTATGATG tgtggcgatgatgcccctcatggTGCTTACAAAATGCTAGCAGAAGTGGCAAG GCTTATGAGGCCTGGTGGGATTTACATGTTG ATAACATATGGTGCCCCTAAGGAACGCCTGACACTTCTGAATCAAGTCCGATGCCGTTGGGAAGTTGAGCTTTACATTATGC CAGCCACACCTGAATACCAGCTGAAATGGAGCAACGGTGCTGCACACGCCATGATGGAGAAAGTTGCACTGACAGTGGATGGCCAACTGCCACCTGACTACGTTCTCAAGGATCCAGAGTCACATTTCATTTATGTTTGTTACAAGTCAGATATAGTGACTGAAGATAATTCCATGGTTGCTGGTCAAGATGATGCCATGACTTCATTTTAA
- the LOC125516656 gene encoding EEF1A lysine methyltransferase 4 isoform X2, whose amino-acid sequence MGGGNCNPKDFGAAAYWDARYSSPSTGGKGGGGGGGFFDWYQSYSALRPLLRACVPASSQVLMLGCGNSLLSEDMVKDGYQNIVNIDISSVVIEQMKEKHMDFPQLTYMQLDVRDMSFFGDGSFDCIIDKGTLDAMMCGDDAPHGAYKMLAEVARLMRPGGIYMLITYGAPKERLTLLNQVRCRWEVELYIMPTPEYQLKWSNGAAHAMMEKVALTVDGQLPPDYVLKDPESHFIYVCYKSDIVTEDNSMVAGQDDAMTSF is encoded by the exons ATGGGCGGCGGCAACTGCAACCCCAAGGACTTCGGCGCCGCCGCCTACTGGGACGCCCGCTACTCCTCTCCCTCCACTGgcggcaagggcggcggcggtggcggcgggttCTTCGACTGGTACCAGTCGTACTCGGCGCTCCGCCCACTCCTCCGCGCCTGCGTGCCCGCCTCCTCCCAGGTCCTCATGCTCGGCTGCGGCAACTCCC TTCTGTCGGAGGACATGGTAAAGGATGGTTACCAGAACATAGTAAACATAGACATCTCATCCGTTGTAATCGAGCAGATGAAAGAGAAGCACATGGATTTCCCACAGCTTACAT ATATGCAGTTGGATGTCAGAGATATGAGCTTCTTTGGAGATGGATCATTTGATTGTATCATCGACAAAG GAACTTTGGATGCTATGATG tgtggcgatgatgcccctcatggTGCTTACAAAATGCTAGCAGAAGTGGCAAG GCTTATGAGGCCTGGTGGGATTTACATGTTG ATAACATATGGTGCCCCTAAGGAACGCCTGACACTTCTGAATCAAGTCCGATGCCGTTGGGAAGTTGAGCTTTACATTATGC CCACACCTGAATACCAGCTGAAATGGAGCAACGGTGCTGCACACGCCATGATGGAGAAAGTTGCACTGACAGTGGATGGCCAACTGCCACCTGACTACGTTCTCAAGGATCCAGAGTCACATTTCATTTATGTTTGTTACAAGTCAGATATAGTGACTGAAGATAATTCCATGGTTGCTGGTCAAGATGATGCCATGACTTCATTTTAA
- the LOC125516656 gene encoding EEF1A lysine methyltransferase 4 isoform X3 has protein sequence MGGGNCNPKDFGAAAYWDARYSSPSTGGKGGGGGGGFFDWYQSYSALRPLLRACVPASSQVLMLGCGNSLLSEDMVKDGYQNIVNIDISSVVIEQMKEKHMDFPQLTYMQLDVRDMSFFGDGSFDCIIDKGTLDAMMCGDDAPHGAYKMLAEVARLMRPGGIYI, from the exons ATGGGCGGCGGCAACTGCAACCCCAAGGACTTCGGCGCCGCCGCCTACTGGGACGCCCGCTACTCCTCTCCCTCCACTGgcggcaagggcggcggcggtggcggcgggttCTTCGACTGGTACCAGTCGTACTCGGCGCTCCGCCCACTCCTCCGCGCCTGCGTGCCCGCCTCCTCCCAGGTCCTCATGCTCGGCTGCGGCAACTCCC TTCTGTCGGAGGACATGGTAAAGGATGGTTACCAGAACATAGTAAACATAGACATCTCATCCGTTGTAATCGAGCAGATGAAAGAGAAGCACATGGATTTCCCACAGCTTACAT ATATGCAGTTGGATGTCAGAGATATGAGCTTCTTTGGAGATGGATCATTTGATTGTATCATCGACAAAG GAACTTTGGATGCTATGATG tgtggcgatgatgcccctcatggTGCTTACAAAATGCTAGCAGAAGTGGCAAG GCTTATGAGGCCTGGTGGGATTTACAT ATAA